A stretch of the Desulfobaculum bizertense DSM 18034 genome encodes the following:
- a CDS encoding Mrp/NBP35 family ATP-binding protein, which yields MSESGCSSCSSGGGGEKKPNAKQIIQDQMISSTLEKIKYKLFIMSGKGGVGKSSVCVNTAAALAKLGYKVGILDVDIHGPSVPRLLGLKGQLDGDSRGGLIQPKKYNENLYVVSMDSLLKDTDQAVLWRGPMKTNAIRQFISDVTWGELDFLLIDSPPGTGDEHMTVLKTIPDALCVVVTTPQELSLADVRKAVNFLQYAHANVLGVVENMSGLICPHCHKEIPLFKKGGGELLAEKYALPFLGAIPLDPTTVVSSDMGKPVVYLDEDSPAKDALLRIAKEISEAAENSLEAISTIHT from the coding sequence ATGAGTGAATCTGGATGTAGTTCCTGCTCGTCTGGTGGTGGTGGGGAGAAAAAACCCAACGCCAAGCAGATCATTCAGGATCAGATGATCTCCAGCACATTGGAGAAAATCAAGTACAAGCTCTTTATCATGAGCGGCAAGGGTGGCGTGGGCAAAAGCTCTGTCTGCGTAAATACCGCTGCTGCATTGGCTAAACTTGGCTACAAGGTCGGCATCCTTGATGTTGATATTCATGGACCGAGCGTCCCGCGTCTCCTTGGCCTCAAGGGTCAGCTGGACGGCGATTCTCGCGGTGGCCTGATTCAGCCCAAGAAATACAATGAAAACCTTTACGTGGTGTCTATGGATTCCCTCCTGAAAGACACCGATCAGGCTGTGCTCTGGCGTGGTCCCATGAAGACCAATGCCATCCGTCAGTTCATTTCTGACGTGACGTGGGGCGAGCTTGATTTCCTGCTGATTGATTCGCCTCCGGGAACCGGTGACGAGCACATGACCGTCCTGAAGACTATTCCGGATGCGCTGTGTGTTGTCGTGACGACTCCTCAGGAGCTGTCACTTGCTGACGTACGTAAGGCTGTAAATTTCCTCCAGTATGCTCATGCCAATGTGCTGGGTGTAGTGGAAAATATGAGTGGCCTTATTTGTCCTCATTGCCATAAGGAAATCCCGCTGTTCAAGAAGGGCGGTGGTGAACTTTTGGCAGAGAAGTACGCCCTGCCTTTCCTTGGTGCCATCCCGCTGGACCCGACAACGGTTGTCTCCAGTGATATGGGCAAGCCTGTGGTTTACCTTGACGAGGATTCTCCTGCCAAGGATGCACTGCTGCGCATCGCCAAAGAGATCAGCGAAGCCGCTGAAAATAGCCTTGAGGCTATTTCGACCATTCACACCTAA
- the pgsA gene encoding CDP-diacylglycerol--glycerol-3-phosphate 3-phosphatidyltransferase, with protein MKKLNLANKLTLGRILAVPVIILLLYFPTKVTCLIAMLLFIIASLTDLFDGLVARRMGMVTNFGKFLDPLADKILVGSVLIMLVELGWAPAWVTILIIARETTVTGLRAIASDMGLVLAADRFGKLKTVIQIFALCPLLLHFPWFGFDPRQLGMIFLYLALAMTLFSGGNYLRKFYSHWSEHQGADAA; from the coding sequence ATGAAAAAGCTCAATCTTGCCAACAAACTGACTCTGGGACGTATTCTTGCTGTTCCGGTTATTATCCTGCTTCTGTATTTTCCCACAAAAGTGACCTGCCTTATTGCGATGCTACTGTTTATTATTGCTTCGCTGACAGACCTTTTTGATGGGCTGGTGGCTCGCAGAATGGGAATGGTGACCAATTTCGGCAAGTTTCTGGACCCGCTTGCAGACAAGATTCTTGTTGGTTCCGTGCTGATTATGCTGGTAGAGTTGGGATGGGCCCCGGCTTGGGTGACCATTCTGATTATTGCCCGTGAAACCACCGTGACAGGACTTCGCGCTATTGCTTCTGATATGGGGCTGGTGCTTGCTGCGGACCGTTTTGGTAAGCTCAAGACGGTTATCCAGATTTTTGCTCTCTGTCCTTTGCTTCTCCATTTTCCGTGGTTTGGCTTTGACCCACGCCAGCTCGGTATGATTTTCCTGTACCTGGCTCTGGCTATGACGCTGTTCTCCGGCGGGAATTATTTGCGTAAATTTTATTCCCACTGGTCAGAACATCAGGGAGCTGATGCTGCATAG
- a CDS encoding type IV pilus twitching motility protein PilT: MAQIDAFLGMMHEMGASDLHLSSGSQPVIRLHGELQRVKFKVLEHEELRTMLFELAPEEKVKLFEENGDLDFAYEAPGLARYRVNFFQQARGIAAVFREVPISVKNIDELGLPSLLKNLSVLPKGLVLVTGPTGSGKSSTLAAMVDHCNETLSRHILTIEDPIEFVHSPKQSLINQRELGRDTLNFQAALRGALREDPDVILVGEMRDKETIQLALEAAETGHLVLSTLHTQSAAKTVDRIIEVFPGEQQAQIRSSLAETLRAIVSQTLFKRKDGSGRVAALEILLGVPAVRNLIRENKTFQLQSVIETGRSLGMQTLDDAMLDLVERGVIRAEDAIVFAENSSRFRAQLAERSS; the protein is encoded by the coding sequence ATGGCTCAGATTGACGCATTTCTTGGCATGATGCACGAGATGGGGGCATCTGACCTGCATCTCTCCAGTGGAAGTCAGCCCGTTATTCGCCTGCATGGTGAATTGCAGCGGGTCAAGTTCAAGGTCCTTGAGCACGAAGAGCTGAGGACCATGCTGTTTGAGCTGGCCCCAGAAGAAAAAGTCAAACTGTTTGAAGAAAATGGTGATCTTGACTTTGCGTATGAGGCGCCGGGACTTGCCCGGTACCGTGTGAATTTTTTTCAGCAGGCCAGAGGCATTGCTGCAGTGTTTCGGGAAGTCCCAATCTCAGTGAAAAACATTGATGAGCTGGGGCTTCCCTCTCTTTTGAAAAATCTCAGTGTGCTCCCAAAGGGACTGGTACTGGTCACAGGCCCGACTGGAAGCGGAAAGTCGTCGACCCTTGCGGCGATGGTGGACCACTGCAATGAGACCCTTTCACGTCATATCCTGACTATCGAAGATCCCATTGAATTTGTGCATAGCCCCAAGCAGTCGCTCATTAATCAGCGCGAGCTTGGCCGGGATACCCTGAATTTTCAGGCTGCGCTTCGTGGCGCGCTCCGAGAAGATCCTGATGTGATTCTGGTCGGAGAAATGCGCGACAAGGAGACAATTCAACTCGCTCTTGAAGCTGCTGAAACAGGGCACCTTGTGCTTTCCACCCTGCATACCCAATCCGCAGCAAAGACTGTCGACCGGATTATTGAAGTCTTTCCAGGGGAGCAGCAGGCACAGATTCGTTCAAGCCTTGCAGAGACCCTGCGAGCCATTGTTTCGCAGACGCTGTTCAAGCGTAAGGATGGCTCGGGCCGGGTTGCTGCACTAGAAATTTTGCTTGGGGTTCCTGCTGTGCGGAATCTTATCCGGGAAAACAAAACTTTTCAGCTTCAGTCCGTGATTGAGACAGGCAGGAGTTTGGGTATGCAGACTCTTGATGATGCGATGCTGGACCTTGTGGAGCGTGGGGTGATTCGAGCAGAAGATGCCATTGTTTTTGCAGAGAATTCTTCCCGGTTTCGCGCTCAGCTTGCGGAGAGGAGTTCCTGA
- a CDS encoding type IV pilus twitching motility protein PilT produces MAESCEAFLSRVVEAHPTASDIVLTVGRPVQVMQDKVFEDAACEGMITEGMSPLTPKSCEAFAMGLMKGRGTALQAYTTHGACDFSFSCGEIRFRANIFRQMGYPCVVLRRLPAQVPSAKDLLLPDIVTRLAALRRGLVLVTGAAGNGKSTSLAVLLEKINSERAVHIITLEDPVEYIYPQKRAVMSQRELGRDFSGFAEGLRSALRQSPQVLMVGEIRDRESLGITLQAAEAGLLVFATLHTTDAGQTLNRILGMFPSGEESFVRQRLAQSLAAVVSQRLCAKKGGGLVPAVEVLRSSLRIREAILQGELRDGVFRKILTESGSQGMCSMDQSVLFLHAKGLLTEESVFENATDVTAVRQELDRWRAKSGKSTSSLKGLTLDDDYEWSAF; encoded by the coding sequence ATGGCTGAATCATGTGAAGCGTTTTTGTCGCGTGTGGTAGAGGCTCATCCCACAGCGTCTGACATTGTGCTGACAGTGGGGCGGCCAGTGCAGGTGATGCAGGACAAGGTGTTTGAAGATGCGGCATGTGAAGGCATGATTACTGAAGGCATGTCCCCGCTGACGCCCAAGAGCTGCGAAGCCTTTGCCATGGGGCTGATGAAAGGGCGGGGAACTGCGTTGCAGGCGTATACGACGCACGGAGCCTGTGATTTTTCGTTTTCTTGTGGAGAGATTCGTTTTCGGGCCAATATCTTTCGACAGATGGGATACCCCTGTGTTGTCCTTCGGCGTTTGCCAGCACAGGTTCCAAGTGCAAAAGACCTGCTGCTTCCGGATATTGTGACGCGCCTTGCGGCACTTCGTCGAGGGCTGGTTCTTGTGACTGGAGCTGCCGGAAACGGGAAATCAACCAGTCTTGCCGTGCTGCTGGAGAAGATTAATTCAGAGCGCGCTGTGCACATTATTACGCTTGAGGACCCTGTGGAGTACATTTATCCACAGAAGCGGGCGGTGATGAGTCAGCGGGAGCTTGGACGTGATTTTTCAGGTTTTGCCGAGGGGCTGCGTTCAGCTCTGCGGCAGTCGCCTCAGGTTCTTATGGTGGGTGAGATTCGGGACCGGGAAAGTCTTGGGATCACCCTCCAGGCGGCTGAGGCTGGGCTGCTTGTTTTTGCAACCCTGCATACGACAGATGCCGGGCAGACACTGAACCGCATACTTGGTATGTTCCCCTCGGGTGAAGAATCTTTTGTGCGGCAGCGACTTGCCCAAAGTTTGGCTGCGGTTGTTTCGCAGCGTTTGTGCGCAAAAAAAGGTGGCGGCCTTGTTCCTGCTGTCGAAGTCTTGCGGTCGAGCTTGCGAATCCGCGAGGCAATCTTGCAGGGAGAGTTACGCGACGGTGTTTTTCGTAAAATTTTGACGGAGTCTGGATCTCAGGGAATGTGCTCGATGGATCAGAGTGTCCTGTTTTTGCACGCAAAAGGGCTGTTGACAGAAGAGAGCGTTTTTGAAAACGCTACGGATGTCACTGCCGTTCGGCAAGAGTTGGACCGTTGGAGAGCCAAAAGCGGCAAATCGACATCTTCCCTCAAGGGGCTTACACTCGACGATGATTATGAGTGGAGCGCGTTTTAG
- a CDS encoding FtsB family cell division protein, translating to MKRIFLIFLVLLNLFLMFRLVMSDQGVFGYLELRKDSARMQQELDQTKVQAEDLSHEIRLLKSNRDYLMDIIRKRMNYLGHDEIVYVFSGPSEDVADQHTGAAPHAGQD from the coding sequence GTGAAGCGGATTTTCCTTATTTTTCTCGTTCTCTTGAATCTTTTTTTGATGTTTCGCCTTGTGATGAGCGATCAGGGCGTCTTTGGCTATCTTGAGTTGCGAAAAGATTCTGCTCGAATGCAGCAGGAATTGGATCAGACAAAAGTGCAGGCAGAGGACCTGTCGCACGAAATTCGCCTTCTCAAGTCGAACCGTGATTATCTCATGGACATAATCCGCAAGCGAATGAACTATCTGGGGCACGATGAGATTGTGTATGTTTTTTCCGGCCCCAGTGAAGACGTAGCAGATCAGCATACAGGAGCTGCACCACATGCAGGCCAAGATTAA
- a CDS encoding tetratricopeptide repeat protein, producing the protein MQAKIKWFQEVLELDPASRVFLPLAELYKQNGQLEEAAKTLRSGLEKNPNTFEARMLLVDVLAQLGLHDEAQQEVCAVTNILSRYPSFWTVWAQGCASEQQDVALALQYIAARLSGVDMSWQRVLEQGLSSLLGAPQAQVAPSYKEPETVTPKKVGAADLIQDAAAAMAELESQSSETVPSFAPAESAPVEERGDDGAFVEEAPLTTRTRTMAELLLQQDDYRGALEIFRELYEAAPQGSAEADELAVQIEAIETKHGKTPPKKETEPEPDMPVVPEIEDVPEGAEMPGKQQLVSTLEALADRLEARAEK; encoded by the coding sequence ATGCAGGCCAAGATTAAATGGTTTCAGGAAGTCCTTGAACTGGACCCCGCATCTCGAGTCTTTTTGCCGCTGGCAGAGCTGTATAAACAAAACGGTCAGCTTGAAGAAGCTGCAAAAACCCTGCGCAGTGGTTTAGAAAAAAATCCCAATACTTTCGAAGCCCGAATGCTGCTGGTGGACGTGCTGGCACAGCTTGGGCTTCATGACGAAGCACAGCAGGAAGTCTGTGCTGTTACAAATATTTTGTCCCGTTACCCGTCTTTTTGGACGGTTTGGGCGCAGGGCTGTGCCTCAGAGCAGCAGGATGTAGCCCTGGCGCTTCAGTATATTGCCGCAAGACTGTCTGGCGTTGATATGTCGTGGCAGCGGGTGCTGGAGCAGGGGCTTTCTTCTCTGCTTGGGGCACCTCAGGCACAAGTTGCTCCGTCTTACAAAGAGCCAGAAACCGTAACGCCCAAGAAAGTCGGTGCTGCGGACCTGATTCAGGATGCGGCTGCTGCCATGGCAGAGCTTGAGTCTCAAAGCTCGGAGACTGTTCCGTCCTTTGCGCCAGCAGAATCAGCTCCCGTCGAAGAGCGTGGCGATGACGGCGCTTTTGTTGAAGAAGCCCCGTTGACAACGCGTACCCGCACCATGGCCGAGCTGCTTTTGCAGCAGGATGACTACCGGGGTGCACTGGAAATTTTCCGTGAACTGTATGAAGCCGCACCACAAGGCTCTGCTGAGGCTGATGAGCTGGCAGTGCAGATTGAGGCCATCGAAACAAAGCACGGAAAGACTCCCCCAAAAAAAGAGACAGAACCAGAGCCGGATATGCCTGTGGTTCCCGAAATAGAAGATGTTCCAGAGGGGGCAGAGATGCCCGGCAAGCAGCAGCTTGTGAGTACTCTTGAGGCTCTTGCAGACAGGCTTGAGGCTCGGGCCGAAAAGTAG
- the fbp gene encoding class 1 fructose-bisphosphatase — protein MSQITVTEHLLLRQKQSPMATGQFTSLLTELILSAKIISREVTKAGLVDVLGFTGETNVQGEKVRKLDEFANNVLIHRMRRAGVLCAMASEENGDIIPVEGEFPQGDYILIFDPLDGSSNIDVNVSIGTIFSIYRRPKEKRGDAPCLSDVLQKCENQVCSGYFIYGSSTMMVYTTGDGVHGFTLDPSVGEFLLSHENMQIPKKGKIYSVNEAYWNSWDTATKDVLSYFKSHQNAEGKPYSSRYIGSLVADFHRNLLYGGIFMYPPRVFENGKRQGKLRLLCEAAPMAMLVEQAGGMATDGTNRILDYFPTELHQRVPLFIGSPEDVQIVKDIYEHHEEGQK, from the coding sequence ATGAGCCAGATTACAGTCACCGAGCATCTGCTTTTGCGTCAGAAACAGTCCCCAATGGCAACAGGCCAGTTTACAAGCCTGCTGACAGAACTGATCCTTTCTGCAAAAATTATTTCCAGAGAAGTTACCAAGGCTGGTCTTGTTGATGTCTTGGGCTTCACCGGTGAAACCAACGTTCAGGGCGAAAAAGTCCGCAAGCTTGATGAATTTGCGAACAACGTTCTGATTCACCGTATGCGTCGTGCTGGCGTGCTGTGCGCCATGGCATCAGAAGAAAATGGCGATATTATTCCGGTTGAGGGTGAATTCCCGCAGGGTGATTACATCCTGATTTTTGATCCGCTTGACGGCTCTTCCAACATTGATGTCAATGTTTCCATTGGCACCATTTTCTCCATCTACCGTCGTCCCAAAGAAAAGCGTGGCGATGCCCCTTGCCTTTCTGACGTGCTTCAGAAGTGCGAAAATCAGGTGTGCAGTGGCTACTTCATCTATGGTTCTTCCACGATGATGGTTTATACCACTGGTGATGGTGTTCACGGCTTTACTCTGGACCCCAGCGTTGGTGAATTCCTGCTCTCTCATGAGAACATGCAGATTCCCAAGAAGGGCAAAATTTACTCTGTGAACGAGGCATACTGGAACTCGTGGGATACCGCGACCAAGGACGTGCTTTCCTACTTCAAGAGCCATCAGAACGCCGAAGGCAAGCCGTATTCCTCCCGTTACATTGGTTCTCTCGTTGCTGATTTCCACAGAAACCTGCTGTACGGTGGCATTTTCATGTACCCGCCGCGCGTTTTTGAGAACGGCAAGCGTCAGGGCAAGCTCCGTCTGCTTTGCGAAGCTGCACCTATGGCTATGCTCGTTGAGCAGGCTGGTGGTATGGCAACGGACGGCACGAACCGTATTCTGGATTATTTCCCAACAGAGCTGCACCAGCGTGTGCCGCTTTTCATTGGATCTCCAGAAGATGTGCAGATTGTGAAAGACATTTACGAACATCATGAAGAGGGTCAGAAGTAG
- the tsaD gene encoding tRNA (adenosine(37)-N6)-threonylcarbamoyltransferase complex transferase subunit TsaD, with protein sequence MSLTLGIETSCDETALALVDGGKLIAERIATQIDAHALFGGVVPELASREHLRVLSPLLDELLNEAGVALADVQNIAIARGPGLLGSLLVGMSFAKGLALATGARLVGVNHLWAHLTAPALAEDIQYPALGLLVSGGHTQTYCIRTPLDFQVLGRTLDDAAGEAFDKAAKSFNFPYPGGKYIDILGQLSEPDKKMFPRPYVNNDNLDFSFSGLKTAVVNFVDAHPHLRLPKMPGPGENVQDLLKEAGILDEFAHACASFNWAVADALRIKVDRALMQVKDEGIRSLVVAGGVAANSVIRQTMIEVAKAHKLHCVLPPLNLCTDNGAMIAVLGERLAEAGLRHDLNLEAIPRGRAIPWDYIQD encoded by the coding sequence GTGAGCCTGACCCTTGGAATTGAAACATCCTGCGATGAAACAGCGCTGGCGCTGGTGGATGGCGGGAAGCTGATTGCAGAACGCATTGCCACCCAGATTGATGCGCATGCGCTTTTTGGTGGGGTTGTTCCGGAGCTGGCTTCTCGTGAGCACCTGCGGGTGCTGTCTCCGCTTTTGGACGAGTTGCTGAATGAGGCTGGCGTAGCGCTCGCAGATGTGCAAAACATTGCGATTGCCCGCGGTCCGGGCTTGTTGGGAAGTTTGCTGGTGGGGATGTCTTTTGCCAAAGGCCTTGCCCTTGCGACTGGTGCGCGGCTGGTTGGTGTGAACCACCTGTGGGCACATCTGACAGCCCCGGCGCTTGCCGAAGACATTCAGTATCCGGCTCTTGGCCTGCTGGTTTCTGGCGGGCATACGCAAACCTACTGCATTCGGACCCCTCTTGATTTTCAGGTGCTTGGCCGGACGCTGGATGATGCCGCTGGCGAAGCCTTTGACAAGGCAGCAAAAAGTTTCAATTTCCCATACCCCGGTGGAAAGTATATTGATATTCTGGGACAGTTGTCTGAACCAGATAAAAAGATGTTCCCCCGGCCCTATGTGAACAACGACAATCTTGATTTTAGCTTTAGCGGACTCAAAACTGCCGTTGTGAACTTTGTGGATGCTCATCCGCATTTGCGGCTGCCCAAAATGCCTGGCCCGGGCGAAAATGTGCAGGATCTTTTGAAGGAAGCGGGGATTCTCGATGAGTTTGCCCATGCCTGCGCGTCATTTAACTGGGCTGTGGCGGATGCACTTCGGATTAAGGTTGATCGTGCGCTGATGCAGGTCAAAGACGAGGGAATTCGTTCTCTGGTCGTGGCTGGTGGCGTTGCCGCAAACAGCGTTATCCGTCAGACCATGATCGAAGTTGCAAAAGCACACAAACTTCATTGTGTTTTACCACCACTGAACCTCTGCACTGACAACGGCGCAATGATCGCCGTGCTTGGAGAGCGCCTTGCTGAGGCTGGTTTGCGCCATGATCTCAACCTTGAGGCGATCCCAAGAGGTCGTGCAATTCCGTGGGATTACATTCAGGATTAA
- the trxA gene encoding thioredoxin: MSAQVSDGSFETEVLRSDLPVLIDFWAPWCGPCRAMGPVVDELAEEFSGQLKVLKMNVDENQATPSKYGIRAIPTLILFKDGEVLEQVTGAVSKSSIKEMITSKLG, encoded by the coding sequence ATGTCTGCACAAGTTTCTGACGGAAGCTTTGAAACCGAAGTACTGCGCTCTGATCTGCCTGTTTTGATCGACTTTTGGGCACCTTGGTGCGGTCCTTGCCGCGCAATGGGTCCTGTTGTTGACGAACTCGCAGAAGAGTTTTCTGGTCAGCTGAAGGTTCTGAAGATGAACGTTGACGAAAATCAGGCAACTCCGAGCAAGTACGGTATCCGTGCTATTCCGACCCTGATTCTTTTCAAGGACGGCGAAGTTTTGGAGCAGGTCACTGGCGCTGTTTCCAAGAGCAGCATCAAAGAAATGATCACCTCTAAGCTTGGCTAA
- a CDS encoding outer membrane protein assembly factor BamD: MKKAFRIVAAVSLIVMLTGCGFLDSYMITPPEDTAQELFESGKESMTDKNYSDAVGFFTKLKDRYPFSPYTPSAELALGDAFFMDEKYEQAADAYMEFEALHPRHEEIPYVLYQIGVSRYKSFSSIDKPLRHVNEAMEYFNRVKENYPDTRYAKEADAYIAGCRQYMADHELYVADFYWRTKEYRAAWLRYQAIADEFKDLPEVRTYSLKRSKLSYMRFQKGSSEAVREKEQGSWKNWFEWL, from the coding sequence ATGAAAAAAGCATTTCGCATCGTGGCGGCTGTATCTTTGATTGTGATGCTGACTGGCTGCGGTTTCCTCGACTCGTATATGATTACTCCTCCGGAGGATACGGCGCAGGAGCTGTTTGAGTCTGGCAAAGAGTCTATGACGGATAAGAATTACAGTGATGCCGTTGGGTTCTTTACGAAGCTCAAGGATCGCTATCCGTTTAGCCCATACACTCCATCTGCTGAGCTGGCTCTTGGCGATGCCTTCTTTATGGATGAGAAGTATGAGCAGGCAGCAGACGCATACATGGAATTTGAAGCTCTGCACCCTCGCCACGAGGAAATCCCCTACGTCTTGTACCAGATCGGCGTGAGCCGCTACAAGTCGTTCTCTTCCATTGATAAACCGCTTCGTCACGTGAACGAGGCAATGGAATATTTTAATCGGGTAAAGGAAAATTATCCTGATACCCGCTATGCCAAGGAAGCCGACGCCTACATTGCAGGATGTCGTCAGTACATGGCAGACCATGAGCTGTATGTCGCGGATTTCTATTGGAGAACCAAGGAATACCGTGCCGCATGGCTCCGCTATCAGGCCATTGCAGACGAGTTTAAAGACCTTCCAGAGGTCAGAACCTATTCGCTGAAACGTTCCAAGCTTTCATACATGCGTTTCCAAAAGGGCAGCTCTGAGGCTGTTCGGGAAAAAGAGCAGGGAAGCTGGAAAAACTGGTTTGAATGGCTGTAA
- the fusA gene encoding elongation factor G, whose product MSKAARPKDALSKIRNIGIIAHIDAGKTTLTERILYYSGRIHRMGEVHEGTATMDFMPEEQERGITIGSACTTCEWDGHTINLIDTPGHVDFTIEVERSLRVLDGAVGVFCAVGGVEPQSETVWRQSEKYDVPKIVFINKMDRIGADFEAVLESMKERLRITPLVLQVPVGAGDEFEGVIDVIGMRFLVFDAASRGEDFEARALSPEQEELASQWREALFDVLSEQSDEILELYMNGEDIPRELLDVTIRKATLERTLVPVLAGSALKNTGIQPVLDAVCAYLPGPQDVPGQKGRNVHGVKIETVCDPKEPLEALVFKVSLETGHKLVLLRVYSGTLEAGQMVYNASQKKDERAAHLYTLHADRKTKIEQAVAGEIVAVAGLKFAKTGDTLSAKDAPVQLENIESYRPVISLALEPRNTEERNKLEEVLESLLLEDPTLAAKIDEETEQLVLSGMGELHLDVVLDRIRREFKIDPRVGNPQVVYQESVTKTAQGEATFDRELGDTEHYGAVTLTVEPLERGAGQHIRLGFEPVGWPEAWIDAATEGIEDALQSGVVRGYPVRDVRIRIDELGRMDGKSSTVGYHMAAAEALKLALTNASPCLLEPIMKVEVSVPDEFVGEVISLLGAKGAKIENMFDKHGQKLVQAFAALRQLFGFSTELRSATQGRAGMLMQFDRFDVLG is encoded by the coding sequence ATGTCGAAAGCTGCTCGACCCAAAGACGCATTATCCAAGATTCGGAATATTGGCATTATTGCCCACATTGACGCAGGAAAAACAACGCTTACTGAACGCATTCTGTATTATTCTGGAAGAATTCACCGCATGGGTGAGGTGCATGAAGGCACCGCAACAATGGATTTTATGCCCGAAGAACAGGAGCGGGGGATTACCATTGGCTCCGCCTGCACAACCTGTGAGTGGGACGGCCATACGATCAATCTGATTGATACTCCCGGTCACGTTGATTTTACCATTGAGGTTGAACGAAGCCTGCGCGTGCTTGATGGCGCTGTGGGCGTTTTTTGTGCGGTTGGCGGTGTAGAGCCGCAGTCTGAGACGGTATGGCGTCAGTCTGAGAAGTATGATGTCCCAAAGATTGTGTTTATCAACAAGATGGACCGAATCGGTGCAGACTTTGAGGCTGTGCTCGAATCCATGAAAGAGCGCCTGCGCATTACGCCGTTGGTCCTGCAGGTCCCTGTTGGGGCCGGGGATGAGTTTGAGGGTGTCATAGACGTCATTGGGATGCGCTTTTTGGTCTTTGATGCCGCAAGCCGAGGCGAGGACTTTGAGGCGCGTGCTCTGAGTCCTGAGCAGGAAGAGCTGGCCAGTCAGTGGCGCGAGGCGCTTTTTGATGTGCTCTCGGAGCAGAGTGACGAAATTTTGGAGCTGTACATGAACGGGGAAGATATTCCCCGTGAGCTGCTGGATGTAACAATTCGCAAGGCAACGCTTGAACGAACGCTTGTTCCTGTCTTGGCAGGATCAGCTCTCAAGAATACCGGTATCCAGCCTGTGCTGGATGCTGTGTGTGCCTATTTGCCGGGTCCTCAGGATGTTCCAGGGCAAAAGGGACGGAATGTTCATGGCGTGAAGATCGAAACAGTGTGTGATCCCAAAGAACCACTGGAAGCGCTAGTCTTTAAAGTGAGTCTGGAAACTGGGCACAAGCTTGTTCTGCTCCGTGTGTACTCCGGGACACTTGAGGCCGGGCAGATGGTGTACAACGCCAGTCAGAAAAAAGACGAGCGTGCCGCGCATCTGTATACACTGCATGCTGACCGCAAGACCAAGATTGAGCAGGCCGTTGCAGGCGAGATTGTCGCGGTGGCGGGGCTGAAGTTTGCGAAGACAGGGGATACGCTGAGTGCAAAGGACGCTCCTGTTCAGCTTGAAAATATTGAAAGCTATCGTCCTGTGATCTCTTTGGCCCTTGAGCCTCGGAACACAGAAGAGCGGAATAAGCTGGAAGAAGTTTTGGAAAGTTTGCTGCTTGAAGACCCAACGCTTGCGGCAAAAATCGATGAAGAAACCGAGCAGCTTGTACTTTCTGGCATGGGGGAGTTGCATTTAGACGTTGTTTTGGACAGAATCCGTCGGGAGTTCAAAATTGATCCGCGCGTCGGTAATCCTCAGGTTGTGTATCAGGAGTCCGTCACAAAGACGGCGCAGGGAGAAGCGACGTTTGATCGCGAGCTTGGTGACACAGAGCATTACGGCGCAGTGACCCTGACTGTGGAACCGCTTGAACGGGGTGCCGGGCAGCATATACGGCTTGGATTTGAGCCTGTGGGCTGGCCAGAAGCATGGATTGACGCCGCAACAGAGGGAATTGAGGACGCTCTGCAAAGCGGTGTTGTTCGTGGCTACCCTGTGCGAGATGTGCGGATACGTATTGATGAACTTGGCCGTATGGATGGAAAGTCCAGCACGGTAGGGTATCACATGGCAGCGGCTGAGGCTTTGAAGCTTGCGCTGACAAATGCGTCCCCCTGTTTGTTGGAGCCTATCATGAAAGTGGAAGTCTCTGTTCCGGACGAGTTTGTTGGTGAGGTTATCAGCCTTCTTGGTGCGAAGGGAGCCAAAATTGAAAATATGTTCGACAAGCATGGGCAGAAGCTCGTTCAGGCTTTTGCGGCACTTCGCCAGCTCTTTGGATTTTCCACAGAGTTGCGCTCTGCGACGCAGGGCCGGGCAGGGATGCTGATGCAGTTCGATCGTTTTGATGTCCTTGGCTAG